In a genomic window of Rhododendron vialii isolate Sample 1 chromosome 12a, ASM3025357v1:
- the LOC131311067 gene encoding DEAD-box ATP-dependent RNA helicase 21-like, whose amino-acid sequence MKREHDMDQNPHMASLLFCLRVQELAAKYLSEPNLKKGGLDLGDILAGSAMEYIYQSNAEDPPYIWYKGEGSKMKKILPPMRTWADECRLAPELLRAVERAGYKEPSPIQAAAIPLGLQQRDVIGIAETGSGKKAAFVLPMLTYISTRLPPMPRSSNEENQREGPYAVVLAPTREIALQIEDETVKFAEFLGIEVVLLVGGRSIEEQGFKIGQGCEVVIATPGRLTDCLERHYADLNQCNYVVLYEVDRMIDMGFGPLVVGVLDAIPSSNLKPENEDEELDDKKIYRTTCMFSATMPPAVEQLGKKYLRNPVVVAIDTAAKATDLVTQHVQERQDWCGSNILDFARH is encoded by the exons ATGAAACGCGAACACGACATGGATCAAAACCCTCATATGGCTTCCCTCCTGTTTTGTCTACGCGTCCAAGAACTAGCTGCGAAGTATCTGAGTGAGCCTAATCTGAAGAAGGGCGGCCTAGACCTAGGGGACATACTGGCTG GATCCGCCATGGAGTATATTTACCAATCAAATGCCGAGGATCCACCATACATTTGGTATAAGGGAGAAGGATCAAAGATGAAGAAGATTCTTCCTCCTATGAGGACCTGGGCGGATGAGTGTAGGTTGGCTCCTGAGCTGTTGAGGGCAGTGGAGAGGGCAGGGTACAAGGAGCCCTCCCCGATTCAGGCAGCAGCCATCCCTCTCGGACTGCAACAGCGTGATGTCATCGGAATTGCTGAGACCGGTTCGGGTAAAAAAGCTGCCTTTGTTCTTCCCATGTTGACTTACATATCTACCAGGCTGCCTCCTATGCCAAGGAGCAGCAACGAAGAGAACCAGAGAGAGGGGCCTTATGCCGTGGTGCTGGCACCCACTCGAGAAATTGCACTGCAGATTGAGGATGAGACTGTCAAGTTTGCAGAATTTTTGGGCATCGAAGTTGTTTTACTTGTTGGTGGGAGGTCGATTGAAGAGCAAGGGTTTAAGATTGGGCAAGGGTGTGAGGTAGTGATTGCTACACCTGGTCGTCTTACTGATTGCTTGGAGAGGCATTATGCTGATTTGAATCAGTGCAATTATGTTGTCCTTTATGAGGTTGATCGCATGATTGATATGGGTTTTGGCCCGCTAGTTGTGGGTGTGTTAGATGCAATACCTTCAAGCAATTTGAAACCCGAGAACGAAGATGAAGAACTTGATGATAAAAAGATTTACAGGACAACTTGTATGTTCAGCGCTACGATGCCTCCTGCTGTGGAGCAACTTGGTAAAAAGTACTTGAGGAATCCCGTGGTTGTCGCGATTGATACTGCAGCAAAGGCCACTGACCTAGTCACCCAGCACGTGCAGGAAAGACAAGACTGGTGTGGCAGCAACATTCTTGACTTTGCGCGACACTGA
- the LOC131311066 gene encoding DEAD-box ATP-dependent RNA helicase 21-like isoform X1, protein MKRERERDMNQNSLLASLLFCRRFKKLAAKYLREPNLKKGGLDLGDILAGSSMEYIYQSNAEDPPYIWYKGGGSKMKKILPPMRTWADECRLAPELLRAVERAGYKEPSPIQMAAIPLGLQQRDVIGIAETGSGKKAAFVLPMLTYISTRLPPMPRSSNEENQREGPYAVVLAPTREIALQIEDETVKFAKFLGIKVVTLVGGRSIKEQGFKIGQGCEVVIATPGRLTDCLEGHYADWNQCNYVVLYEVDCMIDMGFGPLVVGVLDAIPSSNLKPENDDEELDEKKICRTTCMFSATMPPAVEQLGKKYLRNPVVVAIGTAAKATDLVTQHVQERQDRCGSNILDFARH, encoded by the exons ATGAAACGCGAACGCGAACGCGACATGAATCAAAACTCTCTTCTGGCTTCCCTCCTGTTTTGTCGACGCTTCAAAAAACTGGCTGCGAAGTATCTGAGAGAGCCTAATCTGAAGAAGGGCGGCCTAGACCTAGGGGACATACTGGCTG GGTCCTCCATGGAGTATATTTACCAATCAAATGCCGAGGATCCACCATACATTTGGTACAAGGGAGGAGGATCAAAGATGAAGAAGATTCTTCCTCCTATGAGGACCTGGGCGGATGAGTGCAGGTTGGCTCCTGAGCTGTTGAGGGCGGTGGAGAGGGCAGGGTACAAGGAGCCCTCCCCGATTCAGATGGCAGCCATCCCGCTCGGACTGCAACAGCGTGATGTCATCGGAATTGCTGAGACCGGTTCAGGTAAAAAAGCTGCCTTTGTTCTTCCCATGTTGACTTACATATCTACCAGGCTGCCTCCTATGCCAAGGAGCAGCAACGAAGAGAACCAGAGAGAGGGGCCATATGCCGTGGTTCTGGCACCCACTCGAGAAATTGCACTGCAGATTGAGGATGAGACTGTCAAGTTTGCAAAATTTTTGGGCATCAAAGTTGTTACACTTGTTGGTGGGAGGTCGATTAAAGAGCAAGGGTTTAAGATTGGGCAAGGGTGTGAGGTAGTGATTGCTACACCTGGTCGTCTTACTGATTGCTTGGAGGGGCATTATGCTGATTGGAATCAGTGCAATTATGTTGTCCTTTATGAGGTTGATTGCATGATTGATATGGGTTTTGGCCCGCTAGTTGTGGGGGTGTTAGATGCAATACCTTCAAGCAATTTGAAACCCGAGAACGATGATGAAGAACTTGATGAGAAAAAGATTTGCAGGACAACTTGTATGTTCAGCGCTACGATGCCTCCAGCTGTGGAGCAACTTGGTAAAAAGTACTTGAGGAATCCCGTGGTTGTCGCGATTGGTACTGCAGCAAAGGCCACTGACCTAGTCACCCAGCACGTGCAGGAAAGACAAGACAGGTGTGGCAGCAACATTCTTGACTTTGCGCGACACTGA
- the LOC131311061 gene encoding uncharacterized protein LOC131311061: MDPTAEEQLDYGDEEYVGAQKMQYRGSGTISALVDDEIIGEDDDYDDLYNDVNVGEGFLQLQRSEAPLSVSKGGLQEQKTSLHEPRAEVAVSQLPSAHGVGTEGKYPISGTRFPEPKEGLAADMGRVGTTDVTQTGRVHGLMHDAQTGNLGFQGSNPMPQKIGVDTGGISVRVATESAPLLNSATGGPRVVPPKPDMGVNVNVNRAMANNENQVRPPIENGSTMLFVGELHWWTTDAELESVLSQYGRVKEIKFFDERASGKSKGYCQVEFYDTSAASACKEGMNGYNFNGRACVVAFASPQTIRQMATSYMNKNQPQTQPQSQTQPQGRRPMNDGAGRGGGMNQPSGDGGRNFGRGGWGRGQGVLNRGPGGGPMRGRGGPMGGRNMVGNTSGFGSGPIGGGAYGQGLGGPGFGGLMPSQGMMAAGFDPTYMARGAGYGGFPGPTFPGMLPSFQAVNPMGLAGVAPHVNPAFFGRGMAASGMQMMGPTGMDGHHAGMWTDTSMGGGGGEEHGGRRTRESSYGGDDGASEYGYGEGSYEKGTRSNAGSWEKERGSERDWSGNSEKRHRDGREMERDRSDRNHTYREDKDGYRPRERDEGYDDDWDRGQSSSRSRSRSKAIPEEDHRRSRDGDYGKRRRLPSE; the protein is encoded by the coding sequence ATGGATCCAACGGCTGAAGAGCAATTAGATTATGGAGATGAGGAATACGTAGGGGCTCAAAAGATGCAGTATCGTGGATCTGGAACTATTTCTGCTCTTGTAGATGATGAGATAATAGGTGAAGACGACGACTATGATGATCTCTATAATGATGTGAATGTTGGAGAAGGTTTCTTGCAGCTGCAGCGTTCTGAGGCACCATTGTCGGTAAGCAAGGGCGGACTCCAAGAACAGAAAACTAGTCTTCATGAACCTAGAGCAGAAGTTGCAGTCTCACAACTGCCAAGTGCCCATGGAGTTGGAACTGAAGGGAAGTATCCGATCTCTGGGACCCGTTTTCCTGAGCCAAAGGAGGGATTGGCAGCTGATATGGGGCGAGTGGGAACCACTGATGTTACTCAAACGGGAAGGGTTCATGGGTTGATGCACGATGCCCAAACAGGAAATTTGGGCTTTCAAGGATCAAATCCTATGCCTCAGAAAATTGGAGTTGATACTGGTGGAATCTCTGTAAGAGTTGCCACAGAGTCAGCTCCCCTGCTGAACTCTGCCACAGGAGGCCCTCGGGTTGTTCCACCGAAGCCAGATATGGGTGTAAATGTGAATGTTAACCGTGCAATGGCTAATAATGAAAACCAGGTTCGGCCACCTATAGAGAATGGTTCCACCATGCTCTTTGTGGGAGAGCTACATTGGTGGACTACTGATGCAGAGCTTGAGAGTGTGCTATCTCAATATGGGAGGGTGAAGGAGATCAAGTTCTTCGATGAGAGAGCTAGTGGCAAATCCAAAGGCTATTGTCAAGTTGAATTCTACGACACATCTGCTGCATCTGCATGCAAAGAAGGAATGAATGGTTATAATTTTAATGGGCGAGCTTGTGTGGTGGCATTTGCTTCTCCGCAAACCATCAGGCAGATGGCTACTTCTTATATGAACAAAAACCAGCCTCAGACTCAGCCTCAGTCTCAGACTCAGCCACAGGGGAGGAGGCCAATGAATGATGGTGCAGGGAGAGGTGGCGGGATGAATCAACCCAGTGGAGATGGAGGGAGGAACTTTGGAAGAGGTGGATGGGGACGAGGGCAGGGAGTACTCAATAGAGGTCCTGGGGGTGGACCCATGAGGGGAAGAGGTGGGCCTATGGGAGGAAGGAACATGGTTGGAAACACTTCTGGTTTTGGTAGTGGGCCCATTGGAGGAGGAGCATATGGGCAAGGCCTTGGAGGCCCGGGTTTTGGTGGTTTGATGCCTTCTCAAGGTATGATGGCTGCTGGATTCGATCCAACTTATATGGCTAGAGGAGCAGGCTATGGAGGCTTTCCGGGTCCCACTTTCCCTGGGATGCTTCCTTCGTTCCAAGCTGTTAATCCGATGGGACTTGCTGGGGTGGCTCCTCATGTCAACCCGGCTTTCTTCGGCAGAGGAATGGCGGCTAGCGGAATGCAAATGATGGGGCCCACTGGGATGGATGGCCATCATGCAGGAATGTGGACCGACACTAGCATGGGTGGTGGGGGAGGGGAAGAACATGGCGGCCGAAGGACAAGGGAATCGAGTTATGGTGGTGATGACGGTGCTTCTGAATATGGATATGGTGAGGGAAGCTACGAGAAGGGAACTAGGTCAAATGCTGGGTCCTGGGAAAAGGAAAGGGGTTCTGAGCGTGATTGGTCAGGAAATTCTGAGAAGAGGCATCGTGATGGGAGGGAGATGGAAAGGGATAGGTCCGACAGGAATCACACATATAGAGAGGACAAGGATGGTTACCGGCCAAGAGAGCGTGATGAGGGCTATGATGATGACTGGGATAGAGGACAATCTTCTTCAAGATCACGGAGCAGGTCCAAAGCTATTCCGGAGGAGGATCATAGGCGATCGAGGGATGGGGATTATGGAAAGCGGAGACGCCTTCCATCAGAGTGA
- the LOC131311066 gene encoding DEAD-box ATP-dependent RNA helicase 21-like isoform X2 has translation MEYIYQSNAEDPPYIWYKGGGSKMKKILPPMRTWADECRLAPELLRAVERAGYKEPSPIQMAAIPLGLQQRDVIGIAETGSGKKAAFVLPMLTYISTRLPPMPRSSNEENQREGPYAVVLAPTREIALQIEDETVKFAKFLGIKVVTLVGGRSIKEQGFKIGQGCEVVIATPGRLTDCLEGHYADWNQCNYVVLYEVDCMIDMGFGPLVVGVLDAIPSSNLKPENDDEELDEKKICRTTCMFSATMPPAVEQLGKKYLRNPVVVAIGTAAKATDLVTQHVQERQDRCGSNILDFARH, from the coding sequence ATGGAGTATATTTACCAATCAAATGCCGAGGATCCACCATACATTTGGTACAAGGGAGGAGGATCAAAGATGAAGAAGATTCTTCCTCCTATGAGGACCTGGGCGGATGAGTGCAGGTTGGCTCCTGAGCTGTTGAGGGCGGTGGAGAGGGCAGGGTACAAGGAGCCCTCCCCGATTCAGATGGCAGCCATCCCGCTCGGACTGCAACAGCGTGATGTCATCGGAATTGCTGAGACCGGTTCAGGTAAAAAAGCTGCCTTTGTTCTTCCCATGTTGACTTACATATCTACCAGGCTGCCTCCTATGCCAAGGAGCAGCAACGAAGAGAACCAGAGAGAGGGGCCATATGCCGTGGTTCTGGCACCCACTCGAGAAATTGCACTGCAGATTGAGGATGAGACTGTCAAGTTTGCAAAATTTTTGGGCATCAAAGTTGTTACACTTGTTGGTGGGAGGTCGATTAAAGAGCAAGGGTTTAAGATTGGGCAAGGGTGTGAGGTAGTGATTGCTACACCTGGTCGTCTTACTGATTGCTTGGAGGGGCATTATGCTGATTGGAATCAGTGCAATTATGTTGTCCTTTATGAGGTTGATTGCATGATTGATATGGGTTTTGGCCCGCTAGTTGTGGGGGTGTTAGATGCAATACCTTCAAGCAATTTGAAACCCGAGAACGATGATGAAGAACTTGATGAGAAAAAGATTTGCAGGACAACTTGTATGTTCAGCGCTACGATGCCTCCAGCTGTGGAGCAACTTGGTAAAAAGTACTTGAGGAATCCCGTGGTTGTCGCGATTGGTACTGCAGCAAAGGCCACTGACCTAGTCACCCAGCACGTGCAGGAAAGACAAGACAGGTGTGGCAGCAACATTCTTGACTTTGCGCGACACTGA